In Leucobacter insecticola, one DNA window encodes the following:
- a CDS encoding 2-oxo acid dehydrogenase subunit E2, whose amino-acid sequence MLESLRVSAQLTATVEVDLSGISEIRNAEKAAFKAREGAGLSYLPFITKAATEALQQFPKLNATLDLEAGLINYPEAENIGIAVDTPRGLLVPVIPNAGVQSITELALSIGDVAARAQSGKITAADLSGGSFTITNYGSVGTLMDTPIVNQPQVAILGTGALVRRPIVANDPQLGETIVIRDMMYLSLSYDHRLVDGADAARFLTHMKQRLETADFSLRN is encoded by the coding sequence ATGTTGGAATCACTGCGGGTTTCAGCTCAACTCACCGCCACAGTTGAAGTAGATCTCTCGGGAATCTCGGAGATACGCAATGCCGAGAAGGCTGCATTTAAGGCGCGCGAAGGCGCGGGCCTTAGCTATCTCCCTTTCATCACCAAAGCAGCGACCGAAGCACTGCAGCAATTCCCAAAACTGAACGCAACGCTTGATCTGGAGGCAGGCCTAATCAACTATCCCGAGGCGGAGAACATAGGCATAGCGGTCGATACACCTCGCGGTTTACTCGTTCCAGTGATCCCAAATGCTGGCGTTCAGAGCATCACCGAGCTAGCTCTGAGCATTGGGGATGTCGCCGCACGTGCGCAGAGCGGCAAAATCACCGCTGCAGATCTCTCTGGTGGATCCTTCACGATCACTAACTACGGATCCGTTGGCACCCTCATGGATACGCCAATAGTCAATCAACCTCAAGTGGCAATTCTCGGCACCGGCGCACTCGTGAGGCGCCCCATCGTCGCAAACGATCCACAACTTGGCGAAACGATCGTCATTCGAGACATGATGTATCTTTCTCTGAGCTATGACCATCGACTCGTCGACGGCGCGGATGCGGCCAGATTCTTGACACACATGAAACAGCGCCTCGAGACCGCAGATTTCTCCCTGCGCAACTGA
- a CDS encoding aspartate aminotransferase family protein: MSDYTDLNGTAQAFGDTDAQREVRANDRQYVFHSWSAQGQINPLPIAKGEGARFWDYDGTEYLDFSSQLVNLNLGHQHPGLVKAIQDQAGRMATIQPAMANDVRGELAKRIVEHSFEGARSVFFTNGGAEAIEYAVRLARQSSGKRKILSRYRSYHGSTATAITMTGEPRRWANDVIDGEVVHFFGPYAYRSAFWASTPEEEAERALAHLEQQIQLEGASTIAAIVLETVTGTNGVLVPPPGYLPGVRALCDKYGILMICDEVMVGFGRTGEWFAYQGFGVTPDLVTFAKGVNSGYVPLGGVVISEKIHDAFADRVFPGGLTYSGHPLACAAGVATFDIFEEEGIIERVRDLGSRVVEPRLREMAAKHPSVGEYRGKGLFWALELVLDRETREPLVPFNAAGEAAAPFNAVVAACKAAGLWPFAAGNRLQIAPPLIISEEDLVKGLDIIDAALDVADGYTR; the protein is encoded by the coding sequence ATGTCTGACTACACAGATCTCAACGGCACCGCACAGGCGTTCGGCGACACCGACGCGCAGCGCGAGGTCCGCGCAAACGACCGGCAGTACGTCTTCCACTCGTGGTCGGCGCAGGGCCAGATCAACCCGCTACCCATCGCGAAGGGTGAAGGGGCACGGTTCTGGGATTACGACGGTACCGAGTACCTCGATTTCTCGTCGCAGCTCGTCAACTTGAACCTCGGACACCAGCATCCGGGGCTCGTGAAGGCGATCCAGGATCAGGCCGGCCGCATGGCCACGATCCAGCCCGCGATGGCCAACGACGTGCGCGGCGAGCTCGCCAAGCGCATCGTTGAGCACTCCTTCGAGGGCGCCCGCTCGGTGTTCTTCACCAACGGCGGCGCCGAAGCGATCGAGTACGCCGTGCGCCTCGCCCGCCAGTCGAGCGGCAAGCGTAAGATCCTCTCGCGCTACCGTTCGTACCACGGCTCGACCGCGACCGCGATCACCATGACGGGCGAACCCCGCCGCTGGGCGAACGACGTCATCGACGGCGAGGTGGTGCACTTCTTTGGCCCCTACGCTTACCGCAGTGCGTTCTGGGCGTCGACGCCTGAAGAGGAAGCCGAGCGGGCGCTCGCGCACCTCGAGCAGCAGATCCAGCTCGAGGGTGCCAGCACCATTGCCGCGATTGTGCTTGAGACCGTTACCGGCACCAATGGTGTGCTCGTGCCGCCGCCCGGCTACCTGCCCGGCGTCCGTGCACTGTGCGACAAGTACGGCATCCTCATGATCTGCGATGAGGTCATGGTCGGCTTTGGCCGCACCGGTGAGTGGTTCGCGTATCAGGGCTTTGGCGTGACACCCGACCTCGTGACCTTTGCGAAGGGCGTCAACTCGGGCTACGTGCCACTGGGTGGCGTGGTGATCTCCGAGAAGATCCACGACGCGTTTGCCGACCGCGTGTTCCCCGGCGGACTGACCTACTCGGGGCACCCGCTCGCGTGCGCCGCGGGTGTTGCGACGTTCGACATTTTCGAAGAAGAGGGCATCATTGAGCGGGTGCGGGATCTCGGCTCGCGGGTCGTTGAGCCGCGCCTGCGCGAGATGGCCGCGAAGCACCCCTCGGTGGGGGAGTACCGCGGCAAGGGCCTGTTCTGGGCGCTTGAATTGGTGCTGGATCGCGAGACCCGTGAACCGCTCGTGCCGTTCAACGCGGCGGGCGAGGCTGCGGCCCCGTTCAACGCGGTCGTGGCGGCGTGCAAGGCCGCGGGTCTGTGGCCGTTCGCTGCGGGCAACCGCCTGCAGATCGCGCCGCCGCTGATCATCTCGGAAGAGGATCTGGTGAAGGGCCTCGACATCATCGACGCCGCGCTCGACGTCGCTGACGGGTACACGCGCTGA
- a CDS encoding CoA-acylating methylmalonate-semialdehyde dehydrogenase, producing MARIPHVIGGEKIDAGERYQPVYNPATGEQQHELGIASAATVEQAIAAAAKALPMWRKTSLTKRADVFFNLRQLLKQRTPELAAIVTSEHGKVLSDAAGEIARGLENVEFASGLLHLLKGERDEQVSTGVDVHSVKQPVGVVAAITPFNFPVMVPLWMIASAIACGNTVVLKPSERDPSASIFIADLFREAGLPDGVLNVVNGDKVAVDTLLDSPTVKAVSFVGSTPIAKYIYERAAANGKRVQALGGAKNHMIVMPDADLNMAADAAVSAAYGSAGERCMAVSVVVAVGGVGDELVGKIADRMKDLKIGDGTDPASEMGPLITKEARDRVESYVAGAEAEGGVVVVDGRKTQFEGNGFFTGVSLIDHVKTDSKVYREEIFGPVLAIVRVDTYEEGVTLINNHQFGNGTAIFTRDGGLARQFEFEVEAGMVGINVPIPVPVGSFSFGGWKDSLFGDSHIYGPESVHFYTRSKVITTRWPNPDQSKVDLGFPSNS from the coding sequence ATGGCGCGCATCCCCCACGTTATCGGCGGCGAGAAGATCGATGCTGGCGAGCGGTATCAGCCGGTGTACAACCCCGCGACCGGTGAGCAGCAGCACGAGCTGGGTATCGCCTCGGCCGCAACAGTTGAGCAGGCCATCGCTGCCGCGGCCAAGGCCCTGCCGATGTGGCGCAAGACGAGCCTCACCAAGCGTGCGGATGTGTTCTTCAACCTCCGTCAACTGTTGAAGCAGCGCACCCCCGAGCTCGCGGCGATCGTGACGAGCGAACACGGCAAGGTGCTCTCTGACGCTGCGGGCGAGATCGCGCGTGGGCTTGAAAACGTTGAGTTCGCATCGGGCCTCCTTCACCTGCTGAAGGGCGAGCGCGACGAGCAGGTCTCGACCGGCGTTGACGTGCACTCGGTGAAGCAGCCCGTCGGTGTCGTTGCGGCGATCACGCCGTTCAACTTCCCGGTGATGGTGCCGCTGTGGATGATCGCGAGCGCGATTGCCTGCGGCAACACCGTGGTCTTGAAGCCGTCGGAGCGCGATCCCTCGGCCTCCATTTTCATCGCTGATCTGTTCCGCGAGGCGGGGCTTCCCGACGGCGTGCTCAACGTCGTGAACGGCGACAAGGTTGCCGTTGACACGCTGCTCGACAGCCCGACCGTAAAGGCCGTCAGCTTCGTCGGCTCCACCCCGATCGCGAAGTACATCTACGAGCGCGCGGCAGCCAACGGCAAGCGCGTGCAGGCGCTCGGCGGCGCGAAGAACCACATGATCGTGATGCCCGATGCGGATCTCAACATGGCCGCAGACGCCGCGGTGTCAGCGGCCTACGGCTCGGCAGGCGAGCGCTGCATGGCCGTGTCCGTTGTGGTGGCTGTTGGTGGCGTGGGCGACGAACTCGTCGGCAAGATCGCTGATCGCATGAAGGACCTGAAGATCGGCGACGGCACGGATCCCGCATCCGAGATGGGCCCGCTCATCACCAAGGAGGCGCGCGATCGCGTCGAGTCCTACGTCGCGGGTGCCGAAGCTGAGGGCGGCGTCGTTGTTGTTGACGGCCGCAAGACCCAGTTCGAGGGCAACGGGTTCTTCACGGGCGTCTCGCTCATCGATCACGTCAAGACCGACAGCAAGGTGTACCGCGAAGAGATCTTCGGGCCGGTGCTCGCGATCGTGCGCGTCGACACTTACGAGGAGGGCGTGACCCTCATCAACAACCACCAGTTCGGCAACGGCACCGCGATCTTCACCCGCGACGGCGGCCTCGCACGCCAGTTCGAATTCGAGGTTGAGGCCGGCATGGTTGGCATCAACGTGCCGATCCCCGTGCCCGTTGGATCCTTCTCCTTCGGTGGCTGGAAGGATTCGCTCTTCGGCGATTCACACATCTACGGCCCCGAATCGGTTCACTTCTACACCCGCAGCAAGGTCATCACGACCCGCTGGCCGAACCCCGACCAGTCGAAGGTTGACCTCGGCTTCCCGAGCAACAGCTAA
- a CDS encoding PucR family transcriptional regulator ligand-binding domain-containing protein, with the protein MHNTMLTVAAVLTLPEVAAGDPELIAGAAHTARPVRWAHVVAGADAAAFLDGDELLLTTGAGWPSDDDRLAELVDTLTSAGPAAVILELGAHFAAAPERLITGCEARQIPSSPSVSRYGLCRSRSRSTSTFSPLRPRHCRPAPRSTRCSPSWGSTAAPSTM; encoded by the coding sequence ATGCACAACACCATGCTCACCGTCGCGGCAGTCCTCACACTTCCCGAGGTGGCGGCTGGCGATCCCGAACTGATCGCCGGGGCCGCCCACACCGCACGGCCTGTGCGCTGGGCGCACGTGGTCGCCGGGGCCGACGCGGCGGCGTTCCTCGACGGCGATGAGCTGCTACTCACCACCGGGGCCGGGTGGCCAAGTGACGACGATCGTCTCGCCGAGCTCGTCGATACACTCACGAGCGCGGGCCCCGCAGCCGTGATCTTGGAACTCGGCGCGCACTTCGCGGCAGCTCCAGAGCGGCTCATCACGGGCTGTGAGGCGCGTCAGATCCCCTCGTCACCCTCCGTAAGCCGGTACGGTTTGTGCAGATCACGCAGCAGATCCACCAGCACATTCTCGCCGCTCAGACCGAGGCATTGCAGGCCCGCACCGAGGTCCACGCGATGCTCACCGAGTTGGGGCTCAACCGCAGCCCCGTCGACTATGTGA
- a CDS encoding helix-turn-helix domain-containing protein has protein sequence MLLPDTTPAAWRARLSLGVPGKRVGELITSLERVRAAGSLPTTATIGRVAVQQAERQPLAYLMRGLAATPAVQEFAADALGPLLAHDAGAGPGHSGDLLRVLGAYLAHPTNRSLAAQQARLSRSVFYQRIALIEDLLEVDLADGNTIATLTVALLARDPGRS, from the coding sequence ATGCTGCTGCCCGACACGACCCCGGCGGCCTGGCGGGCGCGGCTCAGCCTGGGGGTGCCCGGGAAGCGGGTGGGCGAGCTGATTACGTCGCTTGAGCGGGTGCGGGCTGCGGGATCACTGCCGACGACCGCCACCATTGGCCGCGTGGCAGTGCAGCAGGCTGAACGGCAACCGCTCGCGTATCTGATGCGGGGTCTGGCGGCGACTCCGGCCGTGCAGGAGTTTGCGGCTGACGCGCTCGGGCCACTCCTTGCCCACGACGCGGGGGCCGGACCGGGGCACAGCGGCGACCTGCTGCGAGTGCTCGGTGCGTACCTCGCGCACCCGACGAACCGCTCCCTCGCGGCGCAGCAAGCCAGGCTGTCACGATCGGTGTTCTATCAGCGCATCGCGCTCATCGAGGATCTACTCGAGGTCGACCTGGCTGACGGCAACACGATCGCAACCCTCACTGTCGCGCTTCTGGCGCGGGATCCTGGCCGGTCCTGA
- a CDS encoding TetR/AcrR family transcriptional regulator, with product MARNPDLTRQRLLDTAAQEFSAHGLAGSRVDRIAAAAGVNKERIYQYFGNKTGLFTAVLEARLAEVTGANTPIGVGEPAILNYAFALAQSHAQDQTLARLLHWEALELPQPVALEARRRQCLTKVDALMAAAPSLDREAATSLLYEILIVVNSTAVLTNLAASILPGGGALIPATQCSLRWCDGIWPGRQSALHEQRFVATERINRDAHTPHSGAGPHSAGYS from the coding sequence GTGGCAAGAAACCCCGATCTGACGCGCCAGCGCCTCCTGGACACCGCGGCACAGGAGTTTTCCGCGCACGGGCTTGCGGGGTCACGGGTTGATCGTATCGCGGCAGCCGCCGGGGTCAACAAGGAGCGCATCTACCAGTACTTCGGCAATAAAACCGGGCTCTTTACCGCGGTCCTGGAGGCGCGTCTCGCTGAAGTTACCGGCGCGAATACGCCGATCGGAGTCGGCGAGCCCGCCATTCTCAACTACGCCTTCGCGCTCGCGCAGTCACACGCGCAGGATCAGACACTCGCTCGCCTGCTGCACTGGGAGGCACTCGAACTCCCCCAGCCCGTCGCCTTGGAAGCCCGCCGGCGCCAGTGCCTCACCAAAGTTGATGCGCTGATGGCGGCGGCCCCCTCGCTGGACCGAGAGGCCGCAACAAGTCTCCTCTACGAGATCCTCATTGTGGTCAATTCGACCGCCGTACTGACAAACCTGGCGGCATCGATCCTTCCGGGCGGAGGGGCACTGATTCCAGCCACGCAATGCTCACTGCGGTGGTGCGACGGCATCTGGCCGGGTAGACAATCAGCGCTACACGAACAGCGCTTCGTCGCGACGGAGCGTATCAACAGAGATGCGCACACACCTCACTCGGGTGCCGGGCCCCACAGCGCCGGGTACTCGTGA
- a CDS encoding Maf family protein: MRLYLASTSPARLSVLRGAGIEPICFAPEVDEDAAVAAREAELGRALSAPELTEYLGRLKAEDVVRRHGVAGTGEIDGLVLGGDSMFLLDGEILGKPHLPEVALSRAQQHRGQTGVLHSGHWLIDHTGGAVRGAVGGVDTAKVTLSADLTDAELESYVATGEPLELAGGFAIDGLAGAFIERIEGSPSCVIGLSLPELRRLVRELGHEYPALWGPAPE, translated from the coding sequence ATGCGTCTGTATCTTGCCTCGACCTCACCCGCCAGGCTTTCCGTGTTGCGCGGTGCGGGGATCGAGCCGATCTGTTTTGCACCCGAGGTTGATGAGGATGCGGCTGTCGCGGCGCGTGAGGCCGAGCTGGGACGCGCGCTTTCAGCGCCGGAGCTGACCGAGTATCTGGGGCGACTCAAAGCCGAAGATGTGGTGCGCAGGCATGGCGTCGCGGGCACGGGTGAAATCGATGGGCTCGTGCTTGGCGGCGATTCGATGTTTCTGCTCGACGGCGAGATCCTGGGCAAGCCCCACCTGCCCGAGGTTGCTCTGAGCCGCGCCCAGCAGCACCGCGGGCAAACAGGAGTGCTGCACTCCGGGCACTGGCTCATTGACCACACCGGCGGCGCGGTACGTGGCGCTGTCGGAGGAGTTGATACAGCGAAAGTGACGCTGTCGGCGGATCTCACCGATGCCGAGCTCGAATCTTACGTCGCAACCGGCGAACCACTCGAGCTCGCAGGTGGTTTCGCGATCGACGGCCTGGCGGGCGCATTCATCGAACGGATCGAGGGATCCCCGAGCTGCGTGATCGGCCTATCGCTGCCGGAGCTGCGCCGTCTCGTGCGCGAGCTTGGTCACGAGTACCCGGCGCTGTGGGGCCCGGCACCCGAGTGA